One genomic region from Yarrowia lipolytica chromosome 1C, complete sequence encodes:
- a CDS encoding uncharacterized protein (Compare to YALI0C23034g, some similarities with uniprot|Q9UR39 Schizosaccharomyces pombe HST4P): MVTLRKTKNSSATGLTTPPPSFSQVDTKPEQPDTKHNSQHSLDAQLLALQETILNESDSSFSSVDSAVASMDDFSHAQTPETTFTSDDDVLRDLKMEEKESDSNNDSCEDSANYMPKAKPKSSRRKPLPERDDDAPEVMDITSIGNVDTYSYSALRNSDINRKDLELLHHVFHNSQRLVVITGAGISVHAGIPDFRSDKGLFVSLKDEYNLKTTGKALFDASVFREPATTMHFHSAINGLQKLCQDAKHTPFHHFLNSISEQNRLARLYSQNIDCLDTSLPHLSTSVPLQKPWPTTVQLHGSISKMNCMKCGWMSDLDPELFVGEDMPLCPACVEMEEAREVAGKRPQGVGKLRPRIVLYNEFNPDAESIGELSESDLHSRPDGLIVVGTTLKIPGVKRIVREMAAAVHAMNGGVVWLNRDDPPTLGKPFEGVFDLLVKGDCQLVPKLLQDFETEQEDLKIEAREEKKRKIQEERDAKRREREQEKENRQRAREEEKLQRQRAREQEKEEKRRAREEKMAQRRGVKTEMKIEMKTEASTTHIHNPAHSPQRSTQNPEKHPQNPPRFTVNPFPDNHPLHQQQQETLMQYQQMRGHQQQLQQQRQQQFMYHGSHDMHLHQQGQHNHHIQHQQHHQQYQYHHHMTPQTCNDAPPANWGPAPEYWPGGPHMVQFHHMQHQAFVQQHVVTQNQSFAAAHHQQTLSFPVTKREFPHHENFEQSKKQC, translated from the coding sequence ATGGTGACGCTACgaaaaaccaaaaacagCTCAGCCACCGGTCTGACGACCCCCCCGCCATCGTTTTCACAAGTCGACACAAAACCCGAACAGCCCGACACCAAGCATAACTCACAACACTCTCTCGACGCACagcttctggctcttcagGAAACAATACTCAACGAAAGCGActcgtccttctcttcGGTCGACAGCGCAGTGGCGTCCATGGACGACTTTTCGCACGCCCAGACGCCGGAGACGACATTCACCAGCGATGATGACGTTCTACGTGATTTAAAGATGGAGGAAAAAGAGTCCGACAGCAACAACGACAGCTGCGAGGATTCAGCCAATTATATGCCCAAGGCCAAACCCAAGTCCAGCAGGCGGAAACCCCTACCCGAACGAGACGATGACGCGCCCGAAGTGATGGATATCACTTCGATCGGAAACGTGGAcacatactcgtacagtgcTCTTCGAAACAGCGACATCAACAGAAAAGACCTCGAGCTACTGCACCACGTGTTCCACAACTCCCAGCGGCTGGTGGTGATCACCGGCGCAGGCATTAGTGTGCATGCCGGCATTCCCGATTTCCGGTCCGATAAGGGTCTTTTTGTGAGCCTAAAGGATGAGTACAATCTCAAGACCACCGGTAAGGCTCTCTTTGATGCCAGCGTGTTCAGAGAGCCGGCCACGACGATGCATTTCCATTCGGCCATTAATGGACTGCAGAAACTGTGTCAGGACGCGAAGCACACACCTTTCCACCACTTCCTCAACTCCATTTCGGAGCAGAACCGACTGGCTCGACTCTACTCGCAAAACATTGACTGTCTGGACACGTCACTGCCCCACCTGAGCACTTCTGTGCCTCTACAGAAGCCTTGGCCCACTACAGTGCAACTTCATGGCTCCATCAGCAAGATGAACTGCATGAAGTGTGGCTGGATGAGCGATTTGGACCCCGAGCTGTTTGTCGGGGAGGACATGCCCCTGTGTCCCGCTTGCGtagagatggaggaggcacGAGAGGTGGCCGGAAAGCGACCTCAGGGGGTGGGTAAACTACGACCCCGAATTGTGCTCTACAACGAGTTCAACCCCGATGCCGAGTCCATTGGAGAGCTCTCCGAGTCTGACCTACATTCACGGCCCGACGGACTCATTGTGGTTGGAACTACACTCAAGATTCCCGGAGTGAAGCGAATCGTGCGGGAAATGGCTGCCGCAGTGCATGCCATGAACGGAGGAGTTGTGTGGCTTAACCGCGATGACCCTCCTACGCTCGGAAAGCCTTTTGAGGGTGTTTTCGACCTTCTCGTCAAGGGTGACTGCCAGCTGGTTCCTAAGCTGCTGCAGGACTTTGAGACTGAGCAGGAGGATCTCAAGATAGAGGCTcgggaggagaagaagcgcaagatccaggaggagcGGGACGCCAAGCGACGGGAacgggagcaggagaaggagaaccgACAGAGGGCCCgtgaggaggagaaacTACAGCGACAGCGAGCTCgagagcaggagaaggaggaaaaacGACGAGCTcgagaggagaagatggccCAGCGAAGAGGTGTCAAGACGGAGATGAAGATAGAGATGAAGACGGAGGCTAGCACTACCCACATCCACAACCCCGCTCACAGTCCTCAGCGATCTACGCAGAACCCCGAGAAGCATCCACAGAATCCTCCACGGTTCACGGTCAACCCCTTCCCTGACAACCACCCTCTacaccagcaacagcaggaaACCCTCATGCAATACCAACAAATGCGTGgacaccagcaacagctacagcagcagcgacagcagcaatTTATGTATCACGGCAGCCATGATATGCACCTCCATCAGCAAGGACAACACAATCATCATATCCAGCATCAGCAACATCATCAGCAATACCAGTATCACCACCACATGACTCCGCAAACATGCAACGATGCTCCTCCTGCTAACTGGGGTCCTGCTCCGGAGTACTGGCCCGGAGGCCCTCACATGGTGCAGTTCCATCACATGCAGCACCAAGCGTTTGTGCAGCAGCACGTTGTTACGCAAAATCAATCTTTTGCAGCTGCTCATCACCAGCAGACACTGTCCTTCCCAGTGACCAAGCGTGAGTTCCCTCATCACGAGAATTTTGAGCAGAGCAAGAAGCAGTGCTAG
- a CDS encoding uncharacterized protein (Compare to YALI0C22968g, some similarities with uniprot|Q92609 Homo sapiens TBC1 domain family member 5, similar to Saccharomyces cerevisiae GYP6 (YJL044C); ancestral locus Anc_5.258), whose protein sequence is MMDDFLSELSSHTPQSLRRQVFSGRYNTSVGRGVLWRVYLQFDSLKLSDWKKDLETQRQRYDSFLSEFVNPSNCGGDRKMTFVDPLNNDIDDTDANDSETLEEIRKDVTRTFPEVDFFQQTHVQQSMTRILFVYAKLNPHLKYRQGMHELLGPLIYVLTMDGEVCGATEALSNVCSLQYIEHDSFALFEILMTNAASWYSTDTPSQIVLKSRLIQQKILRQSDPALTAKLEQHSIEPQIWGLRWIRLLFSREFDFPSVLELWDALFAASPKLDLVDYVCAVLLLRIREKIITCTDDTDILTCLFHYPTFAEEKMWSFVSNAVYLRNHVNREGGRYVSDQYSHLWREDNPLSESDTSRNGPSKLEDVFSTLSRNWGVDKIYNEVVRAANDVNTMGLRNTTQARLNDVIEGYVRQRTDGVSRDLERLSDLFDNTQDVHTQEYRDAVAELRALSKRLAIRDGVEMSDRPDKERHETPTVDPKQVSTTPHDPVVAGSRESHFETSSRSASDTPTRKSLAQSQFSWMLGDESPIGKVELEDTKFGPIPGSSSNKPVTSVSAKKKEVKKNVFELEERAVDGPL, encoded by the exons ATGATGGA TGACTTTTTGTCCGAATTATCCTCGCATACACCACAATCGCTGCGCAGACAGGTGTTTTCGGGGCGCTACAACACCAGCGTGGGAAGAGGAGTGCTGTGGAGAGTGTATCTTCAATTCGACTCCTTGAAGCTGTCCGACTGGAAGAAGGACCTcgagacacaaagacagCGCTATGACTCGTTCCTCAGCGAGTTTGTTAACCCCAGCAATTGCGGTGGAGACAGGAAAATGACGTTTGTGGACCCCTTGAACAATGATATCGACGACACAGACGCCAATGATTCGGAAACCCTTGAGGAGATCAGAAAAGATGTCACTCGAACCTTTCCCGAGGTGGATTTCTTCCAACAAACACATGTTCAACAGTCAATGACCCGGATCCTATTTGTATATGCCAAATTGAACCCTCATTTGAAATACAGACAAGGAATGCATGAGCTTCTGGGGCCTCTAATATACGTGTTGACCATGGACGGAGAGGTGTGTGGAGCGACTGAGGCACTCAGCAATGTGTGTTCGTTGCAATACATCGAACATGACTCCTTTGCACTATTTGAAATTCTTATGACAAATGCTGCTTCTTGGTATTCAACAGATACTCCTTCACAGATTGTCCTCAAGAGCAGACTAATCCAACAGAAGATTCTGCGACAAAGTGACCCGGCTTTGACGGCCAAACTCGAACAGCATTCAATTGAGCCCCAAATTTGGGGTCTACGATGGATCAGACTCCTGTTCTCTCGTGAATTTGACTTCCCAAGTGTGCTGGAACTATGGGATGCTCTATTTGCGGCATCTCCTAAACTGGATCTTGTTGACTATGTCTGTGCTGTCTTATTATTGCGTATCCGTGAAAAGATTATCACTTGTACCGACGACACCGATATCCTCACCTGTCTGTTCCATTATCCCACTTTTGCCGAGGAGAAAATGTGgtcgtttgtgtccaaTGCCGTTTACCTGAGAAACCATGTGAACAGAGAAGGAGGTCGATACGTGTCAGACCAATACAGCCATTTGTGGCGAGAAGATAACCCTCTTTCTGAGTCTGACACGTCTAGAAACGGCCcctccaagctggaggacgtGTTTTCCACTCTGTCGAGAAACTGGGGAGTCGACAAGATCTACAATGAGGTGGTTAGAGCTGCTAATGACGTCAACACTATGGGACTCCGAAATACGACCCAAGCCAGACTCAATGACGTCATTGAAGGATATGTACGGCAACGGACAGATGGAGTGTCTCGTGATCTCGAAAGGCTGTCTGACTTATTTGATAACACTCAAGACGTCCACACCCAGGAGTACAGGGACGCAGTGGCCGAGCTGAGAGCTCTGAGCAAGAGACTGGCTATTAGAGACGGGGTCGAGATGAGTGACAGACCGGACAAAGAGCGTCATGAAACACCTACCGTGGATCCCAAACAAGTAAGCACTACTCCCCACGACCCTGTCGTAGCcggatcacgtgaaagCCATTTTGAAACGTCCTCTCGAAGTGCATCTGACACCCCTACAAGGAAGTCTCTAGCTCAATCACAATTCTCTTGGATGCTGGGAGACGAAAGTCCTATTGGAAAAgtggagctggaagatACCAAGTTTGGCCCCATTCCTGGGTCATCGTCTAACAAGCCCGTGACCAGTGTCTCTgcgaaaaagaaggaggtgaagaagaatGTCTTTGAGTTAGAAGAAAGGGCCGTTGATGGGCCCTTGTAA
- a CDS encoding uncharacterized protein (Compare to YALI0C23056g, similar to uniprot|P53125 Saccharomyces cerevisiae YGL133w ITC1 subunit of ISW2 chromatin remodelling complex P2.44.f2.1, similar to Saccharomyces cerevisiae ITC1 (YGL133W) and YPL216W; ancestral locus Anc_6.233) — protein MVLFKRKAIHFAPPIYVEEDDEVWWIDATGEYFNNYDDYLTRMDFYKQKKFICEVTGHSCLTLFEALKSELHGSKEIMDAFPENLKEPVLRRIQFSTISRLDGLVDTLYGEFKKDFFPGEIVIAIIETATGATERVPAIIREKAKFNSITLDSGDVRPATTKYRLEAVSDPNKVYVCDETQLTRDRKNFTKVTLKTFIKYSAKKENWNGAPWLVRPEYAEKYRIDQTVPVHLTQYRGNPSPEELRKQRTQDRLKAKQARDNEKNDIILQRQKLKMENKEKNAADALIRTLGGLSGLKERDIQVPVSHQNGGGNGGAGLGAKTLATALASVVTERRSPPPKQVIREDLEHRLVGVNPKPVFHFDKLYPSDLTEVSLEVWTFINVYKEVLVLDSFTYDDFIDALRYEGESDLLNEIHCALLSQVVGTNSDSLLVEYPDDISDDEEEEDYDEEEEEEEEEVKKEEQEEEEVKEEEPRGRTRRSSRQIKKEETEEAEEEEEQEEEEEEEEEQEQKNSKSVSPGAENKGANYAVFKGVDWKTRLQRRNFKDGGWQVILIGLLYNLTYYEPWEDFINGCLDVWAAAKAPVSLASARDRYFDLDFTQKVKIIQILCNLIHPTDAIRAYIEECMGRVTELRRDKVDKQREYKIVSDDIRVLENEVKRIELEMEEKKIPEDKDGFEKKAEGNGDNEESEPPSKKSKTDNDELLSTLRTKIQDRQETLKEIIAVINAKDEEIRFADVNRLRLLGKDRFHNRYWWFEGNGIEDAGGSEEEEGTGFTMGRLWVQGPFEEEIKFCLTGDIPQSKREVEGEGYLEDYTKWGYLEHPKELGELIKWLNQWGSREHKLKKELLSVLKKIKASMVSRLEDLGRENELRKEDRKEIKDDEKEVKDENTDEDHQNGASSGDGKDNGETKEDKKENEKNQKENDVDGDDDDEFDRVCSWSNGYAVSKLGHSHYEGPAKKPARKDTKKKKR, from the exons ATG GTTTTGTTTAAGCGAAAAGCCATTCATTTTGCACCACCTATCTACGTcgaggaagatgacgaAGTGTGGTGGATTGATGCCACGGGCGAGTACTTCAACAACTACGACGACTATTTGACCCGCATGGACTTCTACAAGCAGAAAAAGTTCATTTGCGAGGTCACGGGCCACTCGTGTCTCACGCTGTTTGAAGCTCTCAAAAGCGAGCTGCATGGCTCCAAGGAAATCATGGACGCCTTCCCCGAGAACCTAAAGGAACCTGTACTTCGACGCATTCAATTCTCCACAATCAGCAGACTAGATGGACTCGTTGATACTCTCTATGGcgagttcaagaaggacttcTTCCCTGGAGAAATCGTAATTGCCATCATCGAAACCGCCACAGGAGCCACCGAAAGGGTCCCTGCCATCATTAGAGAAAAGGCCAAGTTCAACAGCATCACTCTCGACTCCGGAGACGTCCGACCTGCAACCACAAAGTACAGACTGGAGGCAGTCAGTGATCCAAACAAGGTGTACGTTTGCGACGAGACGCAGCTGACACGTGATCGCAAGAACTTCACTAAGGTGACCCTCAAGACCTTCATCAAGTACTCTgcaaagaaggagaactGGAACGGAGCGCCCTGGCTGGTGCGTCCAGAGTACGCAGAAAAGTATAGAATCGACCAGACAGTGCCCGTTCACCTGACGCAGTACCGAGGAAACCCGTCGCCTGAAGAACTGCGAAAACAGCGTACCCAAGACCGACTCAAGGCCAAACAGGCTCGAGACAATGAGAAAAACGACATTATTTTGCAGCGACAGAAActgaagatggagaacaaggagaagaacgCTGCCGACGCGCTCATAAGGACATTAGGGGGACTCTCTGGACTCAAGGAAAGAGACATCCAAGTCCCTGTATCTCATCAGAACGGAGGTGGCAATGGAGGAGCAGGATTGGGAGCCAAAACCCTTGCTACTGCTCTGGCATCAGTGGTCACTGAACGACGAAGTCCTCCCCCTAAACAGGTGATTAGGGAAGATCTGGAACACCGTCTTGTGGGTGTGAATCCCAAGCCTGTGTTTCATTTCGACAAGTTATATCCATCTGATCTGACTGAGGTGTCTCTAGAAGTGTGGACGTTTATCAATGTGTACAAGGAGGTTCTTGTTTTGGACTCTTTCACCTACGACGATTTTATTGATGCACTTCGATACGAGGGTGAGAGTGATCTGTTGAACGAGATTCATTGTGCTCTCCTGAGTCAAGTTGTGGGAACCAACAGTGATTCTCTTCTGGTTGAGTACCCTGACGACATCAgtgacgatgaggaggaagaagactatgatgaggaggaagaagaggaggaggaagaagtcaagaaggaggaacaggaggaagaggaagtcaaggaggaagagccGAGGGGTCGAACGCGACGTTCGTCCAGGCAAAtcaaaaaggaggagactgaggaggcagaagaggaagaggagcaggaagaggaagaggaagaggaagaggagcaggagcaaAAGAATTCCAAGTCCGTGTCTCCTGGAGCTGAAAACAAGGGTGCTAACTATGCTGTTTTCAAGGGAGTTGACTGGAAGACCCGCCTGCAACGTCGAAACTTCAAGGATGGAGGTTGGCAAGTCATTCTCATTGGTCTTCTTTACAATCTCACCTACTACGAGCCCTGGGAAGACTTTATTAACGGTTGTCTTGATGTTTGGGCTGCTGCCAAAGCCCCTGTATCTCTTGCCTCTGCACGTGACCGGTACTTTGACCTTGATTTTACCCAGAAGGTCAAAATCATCCAGATTCTGTGCAACCTCATCCACCCCACTGATGCAATTCGAGCGTACATCGAAGAGTGCATGGGTCGAGTGACTGAGCTTCGACGAGATAAGGTGGACAAGCAGCGAGAGTACAAGATTGTTTCTGACGACATTCGGGTTCTCGAAAACGAAGTGAAGCGTATTGAGcttgagatggaggagaagaagatcccCGAGGACAAGGATGGCTTTGAGAAGAAAGCAGAGGGGAACGGAGACAACGAGGAATCCGAGCCCCCATCCAAAAAGTCAAAGACCGACAatgacgagctgctcagTACTCTTAGGACTAAGATCCAGGACAGACAGGAaactctcaaggagataATTGCGGTCATCAACGCCaaagacgaggagattcGATTTGCAGATGTGAACCGGCTTCGTCTTCTGGGCAAGGATCGGTTCCACAATCGGTACTGGTGGTTCGAAGGTAATGGTATTGAGGATGCCGGCGgttcagaagaagaagaaggtaCCGGATTCACCATGGGCCGTCTCTGGGTCCAAGGTCCGTTTGAAGAGGAAATCAAGTTTTGCCTTACTGGTGACATTCCCCAGTCCAAGCGTGAAGTGGAGGGAGAAGGGTACTTGGAGGACTACACCAAGTGGGGCTACTTGGAGCACCCTAAGGAGTTGGGTGAGTTGATCAAGTGGCTCAACCAGTGGGGTTCTCGAGAACACAAGCTtaagaaggagctgctgtctgtcttgaagaagatcaaggctTCAATGGTGTCTCGATTAGAGGATCTCGGCAGGGAAAACGAACTGAGAAAGGAGGATAGAAAGGAAatcaaggacgacgagaaggaggtgaaggaTGAGAACACAGACGAGGACCACCAGAATGGTGCTTCTAGTGGTGACGGCAAAGACAATGGagagaccaaggaggataagaaggagaacgagAAGAATCAGAAGGAGAACGATGTTGACGGggacgatgatgatgaatTCGACCGAGTATGCTCTTGGTCAAACGGCTATGCCGTGTCCAAACTGGGCCATTCCCACTACGAGGGCCCGGCCAAGAAACCTGCTCGAAAGGATACtaaaaagaagaagcgatAG
- a CDS encoding uncharacterized protein (Compare to YALI0C23078g, weakly similar to uniprot|Q12284 Saccharomyces cerevisiae YPR037C ERV2 protein mitochondrial precursor, similar to Saccharomyces cerevisiae ERV2 (YPR037C); ancestral locus Anc_7.456) produces the protein MIRRSSATFIALILTLVIITLVSLRSDHVPGRAAVSMVEDRITRVQPGSKKAAAPEKVNIVKDDTSSENIKAKNEAAQQVPDIGGPSIMAKMGNETLKAELGRASWKLFHTIMAQYPETPTKQEQTTLKNYIYLFSQVYPCGECAEHFQKLLAKFPPQVSSRNTASQWACYVHNQVNERLGKEIFDCNNVGEHYKCGCAEDEEGGEKKEEDSDIMEPMEDDFTFGLKLDENE, from the coding sequence ATGATTCGAAGATCGTCGGCTACTTTCATAGCACTCATACTGACGCTTGTCATAATCACCCTGGTATCCCTGCGATCGGACCATGTGCCTGGACGAGCGGCTGTGTCCATGGTGGAAGATCGAATCACACGGGTCCAACCTGGCTCGAAAAAAGCTGCGGCGCCGGAAAAGGTCAACATTGTGAAGGATGACACGTCATCGGAGAacatcaaggccaagaatGAGGCCGCCCAGCAGGTTCCCGACATTGGCGGACCCTCCATTATGGCCAAGATGGGTAACGagactctcaaggctgAACTAGGAAGAGCATCGTGGAAACTGTTCCACACCATCATGGCCCAGTACCCCGAGACACCCACAAAACAGGAGCAAACCACGCTGAAAAACTACATatatctcttctctcagGTCTACCCCTGTGGTGAGTGTGCTGAGCACTttcagaagctgctggcaaAGTTCCCCCCACAAGTCTCGTCTAGAAACACTGCATCACAGTGGGCTTGTTACGTCCACAACCAGGTCAACGAGCGGCTTGGAAAGGAGATTTTCGACTGCAACAATGTCGGAGAACATTACAAGTGTGGATGtgccgaggacgaggaaggAGGCGagaaaaaggaggaggactccGATATCATGGAGCCCATGGAAGATGATTTCACGTTTGGTCTCAAGTTGGATGAGAACGAATAA
- a CDS encoding uncharacterized protein (Compare to YALI0C22990g, similar to uniprot|Q8NJJ7 Pichia angusta Transcriptional activator Mut3p) yields the protein MTEKRANESTGDNNNNNSAVATAPDTKKRRVIRACDECRKKKVKCDGQQPCIHCTVYSFKCTYDQPPRRKKVPDNAEKSKVSETILAHLFPDVDFYSADFSLDDFVSRAQYLSQSGVNLVDMLGLKQGANNGTPLPNINRLVKSPSSSSPGMLGQEFRIILPPKHVASHLIESVWNHSCVLYRFYHRPTFIRDLDLLYDTDPEDYTDQQSKILPLVYSVMAVGVLFSMDKCEQLGFKDASEGYKYFVAARRLVDIADAREMYAMQSIVMMVMFLQCSARLSTCYAYIGVALRSALRAGLHRKVAHNFNPVELETRKRMFWTIWKMDIYVNAMLGLPRGIPEDEFDQEIPLDYDDEKITEDGYFPQKENHLSSASIANAHTRLMIILSHVMKYIYPVKGADKDKSVQLGKSMFDKVTLLENEIRDWLRNLPAELKPGANPKPEYYKANRLLHISFCHVQIVLYRPFIHYCSPKFQIPGVNEKAKACARSCINVARTVMYIADELVSNKLLNGAYWYSIYTIFFSVACLVFYVHENPDTLQSEQIRSDAELGKNALMILKDSSISAARTYKLLNSLFEQLNRRTAGMKPIVSEEGPVTRVDTTDFSNVDAGGNQELLDTELFKKKKPVAGLDLGVGGSGGLGGVGVGVGVGGVGGAPDISLGTSPITRAQVQGAGVSPVVGAGVSPATGVSQQSTPVQMNTGVSPAGADIGMGGELGADFVPPLNHAIPVSQLPTNVGFNADSFGAFNGLPLTSEDIPNGPEETYVPGFMDSLETKVFGRFLPPYMLNEGGGCQTNPSEQGSMDFNIPDAPVYSNNNMGNLEDTNWSEFFDDDNLLSGIPNYSQQ from the coding sequence ATGACGGAAAAACGAGCCAACGAAAGCACAGgcgacaacaacaacaataacaGTGCGGTGGCGACTGCTCCAGACACCAAGAAACGCCGAGTCATTCGAGCGTGCGACGAGTgtcggaagaagaaggtcaaaTGTGATGGACAGCAACCGTGTATCCATTGCACAGTGTACTCGTTCAAATGCACGTACGACCAGCCGCCACGACGCAAAAAGGTTCCGGATAACGCGGAGAAAAGCAAGGTCAGCGAAACGATTCTCGCCCATCTTTTCCCGGACGTGGACTTCTACTCGGCCGACTTTTCGCTGGACGACTTTGTGTCGCGTGCCCAGTACCTGAGTCAATCGGGCGTCAATCTTGTAGACATGCTGGGGCTCAAACAGGGTGCCAACAACGGCACCCCTCTTCccaacatcaacagacTGGTCAAATCACCCAGCTCGTCGTCCCCCGGTATGCTAGGCCAGGAGTTTCGAATCATTCTGCCTCCCAAACATGTGGCTTCACATCTTATAGAGTCGGTGTGGAACCACAGTTGTGTGCTGTACCGGTTCTACCATCGTCCCACATTTATCAGAGACCTGGACTTGCTGTACGACACAGACCCCGAAGACTACACCGACCAACAAAGCAAGATTCTGCCCCTGGTGTACTCTGTGATGGCAGTTGGAGTGCTGTTTAGCATGGACAAGTGTGAACAGCTCGGTTTCAAGGACGCTTCGGAGGGATATAAGTACTTCGTGGCAGCCAGACGGCTCGTGGACATTGCGGACGCACGGGAAATGTACGCCATGCAAAGTATTGTCATGATGGTCATGTTTCTGCAATGCAGTGCTCGGCTGAGTACGTGCTACGCGTACATTGGAGTGGCTCTGAGAAGTGCTCTACGAGCCGGTCTGCATCGAAAGGTGGCCCACAATTTCAACCCCGTCGAGCTGGAAACACGAAAACGAATGTTTTGGAccatctggaagatggatATTTATGTCAACGCAATGTTGGGTCTGCCGAGAGGTATTCCCGAGGACGAGTTTGACCAGGAGATTCCGCTGGAttacgacgacgagaaaaTCACAGAAGATGGATACTTTCCTCAAAAGGAGAACCATTTGTCGAGTGCCAGCATCGCCAACGCCCATACTCGACTCATGATCATTCTCTCACACGTCATGAAGTACATTTACCCTGTCAAGGGAgccgacaaggacaagtccGTGCAGCTTGGAAAGAGCATGTTCGACAAGGTGACTCTGCTGGAGAATGAGATTAGAGACTGGCTTCGAAACCTGCCAGCCGAGCTGAAACCCGGCGCTAACCCCAAGCCCGAATACTACAAGGCCAATCGACTGCTTCATATTTCCTTCTGTCACGTTCAgattgtactgtatcgaCCTTTTATACACTATTGCTCGCCCAAGTTCCAAATCCCCGGTGTCAACGAGAAGGCGAAGGCATGTGCTCGTTCGTGTATCAACGTGGCTCGAACTGTCATGTACATTGCAGATGAGTTGGTATCCAACAAACTGCTCAACGGCGCGTACTGGTACTCCATTTAcaccatcttcttctcggtgGCCTGCCTGGTGTTCTACGTGCATGAGAATCCCGACACCCTACAATCTGAGCAGATTCGCAGCGACGCCGAGCTTGGAAAGAACGCTCTCATGATTCTCAAGGACTCATCCATCTCCGCTGCTCGAACCTACAAGCTCTTGAACTCgctgtttgagcagctcaatcGCCGAACGGCCGGAATGAAGCCCATCGTCAGTGAAGAGGGTCCCGTCACACGAGTCGACACCACAGATTTCAGCAACGTGGACGCAGGCGGCAACCAAGAGCTGCTCGACACtgagctgttcaagaagaaaaagCCTGTGGCTGGTCTGGATCTTGGTGTcggaggctctggaggactTGGAGGAGTAGGAGTAGGAGTaggagttggaggtgtgGGAGGCGCCCCGGACATCAGTCTCGGCACTTCTCCCATCACCAGAGCGCAAGTACAGGGTGCAGGAGTATCCCCTGTCGTCGGAGCTGGTGTCTCACCCGCCACTGGGGTGTCTCAACAATCTACTCCCGTTCAAATGAACACTGGGGTGTctcctgctggagctgATATCGGTATGGGTGGCGAGCTTGGAGCCGACTTTGTGCCTCCTCTCAACCACGCCATTCCCGTGTCTCAGCTGCCCACCAACGTGGGCTTCAATGCGGACTCGTTTGGAGCCTTCAACGGCCTGCCTCTCACCTCGGAGGACATCCCCAACGGGCCCGAAGAGACGTACGTGCCTGGATTTATGGACTCACTGGAAACCAAGGTCTTTGGTCGGTTCCTGCCTCCATACATGCTCAACGAAGGGGGCGGGTGTCAGACCAACCCCTCGGAGCAGGGCTCCATGGACTTCAACATCCCCGACGCACCCGTctactccaacaacaacatggGCAATCTGGAGGACACAAACTGGTCTGAGTTctttgacgacgacaatCTGTTGTCGGGTATCCCTAACTATTCGCAGCAGTAA